A stretch of DNA from Bradyrhizobium algeriense:
GGCGCAGCGTCTTCACGCGATCGCAGGCAAGTACACCGGCAAGGACGATCCGGTCGCGATCGTCCGGAACCAGGGGATTTTCCCGGCCCCCGAAGAAATCGTTTCACCGTTCGCGAAGGCGCACTTCGTAGGCGGCGATGCGCGCGGCTCGCACGTGATGCCGCTCATGCCGGTGCCACTTAACACTCCGGTGACGGGCATGTACTGCCTGCCGATCGTTTCCTGCACCGGCTTTTCGATCGACAAGGACGGCCGTTTTTCAGAGTCCTTTACCGATTTCTTCGACAATCCGGCGTGGGACGAGGTCCGCCGGCGCGCCCAGCGCAAGGCAATCGAGATGCGCAGCCAGGGCTGGTCAGGCGCCGCGATGCTGCCCTATTCCGAGTTGGAGTATGGTGGCTTCCGCGACACCGTGTCCTCACTGCTGAAGCGCTTTCAGGTGCGCGAGGAGCGCAAGCCGGAAGCGGCCGAGTAAGGGACTGCCTGCGAGGTGGGTATGGCAAAAAGGCGTATCGGCATTCTCACGGGCGGCGGCGACGTTCCCGGTCTCAACGCAGTCATCAAGAGCGTGACATATCGCGGCAGCGAGAACGACATCGAGGTCGTCGGCCTCCGCCGTGGTTGGGAGGCCCTTACGCACGTGAACCTCGAGGACCCGGCCTCTAGGTCCCACTACATCATCCCGCTGAACCGTGACAACACGCGCACTATAGACCGGAGCGGCGGCACTGTGCTGCACTCGAGCCGCACCAATCCGTCCAGGATGAAGAAGCTGCCAGATCATCTCGCAGGCCACGACTTTCCGGCCTCGCTCAGCACGAAGGGCGGCATCGCAACCAGGACGTGGGACGTCACCGGCCAGGTGCTGGCTAACCTCTCGGGGCTCGGCATCGAACATCTGATTGCCATCGGTGGCGACGACACGCTCAGTTACGCAGCCAAGCTCAACGACCTCGGCGTCAAGATCATCGCCATCCCGAAGACGATGGACAACGACGTCCGCAACACCGAGTACTGCATCGGCTTCTCGACCGCGATCACCCGCGCCAGCGACGCCATCCAGCGGCAGCGCACCACTGTCGGATCGCACGAGCGAATCGGCATTTTCCGCGTCTTTGGCCGCGATGCCGGATTTACGGCGCTCTACACCGCGTACGCCACCTCGATACGGTGCGTCATACCGGAGTACAAGGTCGATCTCGACAAACTGATCCAGTTGCTCGTCGAGGAGAAGCGCGCCAACCCAAGCAACTATGCGCTCGTCGTGCTCAGCGAGGGCGCCGCGTGGGAGGGCTACGAGGTGCAGGAATACGGTGAGCCTGATGCTTACGGTCATCGCAAGAAGGCGAGTGTGGCGGAATCGTTCGCCGACGAGATCAAGCGACGCGTCGGCGAGGAGACGATCACCTCCGATCTCACATACGACCTGCGATCGGGCAATCCTGACTTCATGGACAAGCTCGTGGCCCTGACTTTCGGCAATATGGCGTACGATGCCGTCCTCGAAGGCAAGACCGGCCTCATGTCGGCGCTGGTGGAGGGGCGCTACGACCTCGTGCCCATCCCTGATGTCAGGCTCGGGCCGCGCAAGCTGGACGTCGCCAGCACGTACAACACGGACCGCTACCGTCCCATCTACACCAATAAGCGCGGGCAGCCGATCTTTCTCAACCGCGCGTCATAGGGCGGAAGGTGGTAACCCCTCGAGCGAAGTGGGACACCGGTTTTTCGGGAGCGCCAAAAGCGATCGGGCTCTAGCGGCGCTGCTTTTTCGGCTTTAGCGAAGCCGCCGGCGCTCGCGCATTGGCATCGAGCGATGTTGACGCCACTGGCGTGTCACCCTTGGCTCCTTCGCGTCCAATTTCGCGTCGCGGCCAGGCAAAATCGTCGGCGCGACCGGCTGGTGCCGACAAGGGCTCACCTGTGATCAAGACCCGGGCGGCTTGCGCATCGATCGCCACCGGCCGCGCCCCGGGAGCGCCGAGTAGTTGATCCGTGCCGACAGAAGAGCCCACCAAGGGAACGATCGGCCCGGCCAGCGGACGCGGCGCCGGCTGATCCGGCCGAGCACTGGCGTCGGGCGTTGCCGGTTCGGTGGGCAGCACAATCGGCGCGGAACGCGCAGCCAGCAGCCGGTTGATTTCACGCTCGGCATAATGCGCGAGCTTGAGCGCGCCGGCCTTGGTGAAGTACACGCCATCGGAGGAACGCAGCCGGCGGATCTGCCCTTCGAAATCGGGGCCTTGCTGTGAAAAGCGGCCGGCTTCATCGACAAATCCGTCCCAGACATCGATATAGGTGATGCCGGCCTTGCCGGCCGCATCGCGATAGAGCGTATCCAGGAACGCCGTGTCGGCTGTCGCCTTGGGGCCGCGTACCGCCGGCAGACCCACCCACAGCACTGGCACACCCTTGGACTTGAGTACGCCGATCATTTCGTCGATCTTTTCCCTGTAGAGTTCGACCCAGCGTTTCTCGCGAAACTCATGGAGGCCGTTCGGCGAGCCCGCGCTCTTCTCCGGTCCAGTGACCGGTCGCGCGTCATTGTTGTCGGCGGCATCGTCTGGCGACAATTCGGTATCCGTCACCTTGGCTGCACCATCGGGCTTCGCCGCGGGTTTTGCGACCGAGGGCTTGCCATCAGGTTTGGCCTTGGCGTCCTTCTTGTCCCCCGGCTTACTGTCGGATTTTTCGGCTGCCGGCTCGCGGATTGCGACGCGGTCGTCAAGCCCGAGCATGACGACAATGGCGTCCGCTTTTTCGACGGCGAGAATGCCTTTGGCGGCGGCGGCCCAATCGGCTGGATCGCCCTTCGGCTGATACTTGATCAGGCCGGAGGCTGACTTGTGTTTGCGGATCACGCCCATCTCAGGCTGATCAGCATAGACGTCCTCAAGCCCATAGGCGAGCCAGTCCGCCATGGCGTCACCGAGCACAAGAATGTGGCGCTCGGGTACAGTGTTGCGCTTCTCGGGCGGCGGGGCCTTTGAAAAATCCTCGCGCACCGCCGGGGGCGCTTGCCGCCCATGCGAACGAGGTGGCGGCGCGTACTGCTGCTGGTACGGCGCAAACGTGTCGTTGCCGAACCAGCCTCCACCACGTTGTTCGTTACCGGACCAGCCTCCACCGCGTTGTTCGTTACCAAACCAGCCGCCGCCACGTTGTGGTTGCGGTCGCTGCTGATATTCGCCGAAATTAAAAAACTGTGCAGAGGTAGGTCCGGCCAGGCCGAACACCAAGCCCACCGCGACGGCTAGCGCAATCAGCCGACCACGCTCGGTGAAGAAGATGCATCGCCCTTTTGGTCCGTTTGGCATGCTGGACCGCACACACGCAGAACCTGCCTTAGCCAGATTAGCACGAGGCGCCCGGTGGTGGGGTCTCAGTTTACCGTGAAGTGCGGTGTCGTCAGTTCAAGCAAGAGCCCGTGTGTCCCGCTTCGGGTCAAAGCGTCGATTTTGGCATGTCAGCAAGCACGTCGAGCGCCCTTCGTGGAAACGAAGGTCCCACTCTCGCAACGATTACCCCTCGGCTGCGAATACGTAGCTGCTGCCATCCTTGGCCAGCGTGCCGACGGTCGGCATCAACCAGCGAGTACCCGAAATGGTGAGCTTGTCGGCAACCGCGCGATCGAAGATCTTCCTTCGCGTTTCGACGGTCATTTGCGGATAGGTCGGAGACCGCCCCACTTCCGAACAGCGCCGCCAGAGCGGAACTTCATAAAACGCTCCGGCTCAGGCGCGGCGCGCCGTTCGAAGGTGCCAAGGAACTTCGGACGCGTGTGGAACCAGAAAACGCCTCCCGCGTTGAAATAAAAATTGATCGGATAATCCAGAAAAAGCGGGGATATCTCCCAAAAGGAGGCTTGATTTCTTGCCTCTTTTTCCCGGTCGGACGGCATTTCTTTGATGGGGAGGAAGAAGAGATGACTGATCAGCAATTGGCTCTTCAGGCGATTAACGAAGCGCAACTCATACTGGAAGAATACCTTCGGCCCCGGCCGCAAAACAATGAGCTTATCCTCGACAAGCTCGTGGAAGTTCTCGAACGCCCCGATTTGGTAGTTGCTGTAAGTCGCTTGCAGCAGCAGAGCAATCTCTCAGTGCGCAAATGAGGAAACTGCCAGCAATCGCCTTGGCCGCCTGGGTTGCTACGCTCCTACCAGTTGGGACGCCAACCGCCGCGCAGGCCAAACAACAATGCAGCGCCGCAGCACCATCAAATCCGCACGGGCGTTGGTGGTCCTATCGTCTGATCGATGGACGAAAGTGCTGGTACGAAGGCAAGCCCATGCTTTCAAAATCGTTGTTGGAATGGCCCAAGGGGGCATTCGCGCAACCCGTTTCCGACAGAGAAGAAGTTCAAAGCGTTGTCACAGAGAAGCCTGGCGATCCGTTAGATGCGCAAGCCCGAGCACTGGAAGGTTCTGACAGTTTCGAAGCGCGATGGCGCGAAAGGGTGAAAATGCAATAGGCGTTGCCCCAAAGGAAAGTCGCTAAGCGCCGGGATCGCGCCTGTGCAGCACCGACAATCAGTTTTGGGGAACTCGCGAAGAACTCTTGTTTTCTAACCAGGCGTAATGCGGAAACCAGCAATGCGAACGGCCGCAGATTTCAATCTCTATTACGCAACTCCTGACCCCTGGCATATTTCCCACGCGCAGTTCAGGGATAAGGTCTTGCGCCGACGCCTGAAGCCGTTCATCCGCGGCAAATCCGTTCTTGAACTGGGTTGTGGTGAAGGTCACCTGACCCAAACAATTTTTAACAAAGCACGATCCGTGGTTGGCATCGACATAAGCGATGTAGCGATTGCTCGCGCTAAATCGCTGAACCTGCCAAATGCCCGATTTGAATGCGCTGATTTTTTACAAGCGTCATTCGAGGGTTACGATGTGATTGCGGCCCTCGAATGCGTCTACTATCTGTCCTTTCAAGAGCAGGGAGCGTTCCTGGAGAAAGTTGCCAAAGAACACCCTGACAAAATACTTCTGCTCTCGGGTCCAATTGTGGATTACAGAAGGCACTTCAGTCATAAGCGATTGATGCACGAGTTTACGACTTTGGGGTTCACTCCGCTTAAATTTTATAACCTGTCGGTTTATTGGTATCCGCCTTCATCCAGAATTATCGCTGGCCTGATCAAGCTGCCACTTGGACACACCTTGCTTGATTGGATACCGGACTCGATGATCTACCAAAGACTGTACGCACTTCGGGCACCGAGACGCCCC
This window harbors:
- a CDS encoding 6-phosphofructokinase, whose translation is MAKRRIGILTGGGDVPGLNAVIKSVTYRGSENDIEVVGLRRGWEALTHVNLEDPASRSHYIIPLNRDNTRTIDRSGGTVLHSSRTNPSRMKKLPDHLAGHDFPASLSTKGGIATRTWDVTGQVLANLSGLGIEHLIAIGGDDTLSYAAKLNDLGVKIIAIPKTMDNDVRNTEYCIGFSTAITRASDAIQRQRTTVGSHERIGIFRVFGRDAGFTALYTAYATSIRCVIPEYKVDLDKLIQLLVEEKRANPSNYALVVLSEGAAWEGYEVQEYGEPDAYGHRKKASVAESFADEIKRRVGEETITSDLTYDLRSGNPDFMDKLVALTFGNMAYDAVLEGKTGLMSALVEGRYDLVPIPDVRLGPRKLDVASTYNTDRYRPIYTNKRGQPIFLNRAS
- a CDS encoding DUF459 domain-containing protein, translating into MPNGPKGRCIFFTERGRLIALAVAVGLVFGLAGPTSAQFFNFGEYQQRPQPQRGGGWFGNEQRGGGWSGNEQRGGGWFGNDTFAPYQQQYAPPPRSHGRQAPPAVREDFSKAPPPEKRNTVPERHILVLGDAMADWLAYGLEDVYADQPEMGVIRKHKSASGLIKYQPKGDPADWAAAAKGILAVEKADAIVVMLGLDDRVAIREPAAEKSDSKPGDKKDAKAKPDGKPSVAKPAAKPDGAAKVTDTELSPDDAADNNDARPVTGPEKSAGSPNGLHEFREKRWVELYREKIDEMIGVLKSKGVPVLWVGLPAVRGPKATADTAFLDTLYRDAAGKAGITYIDVWDGFVDEAGRFSQQGPDFEGQIRRLRSSDGVYFTKAGALKLAHYAEREINRLLAARSAPIVLPTEPATPDASARPDQPAPRPLAGPIVPLVGSSVGTDQLLGAPGARPVAIDAQAARVLITGEPLSAPAGRADDFAWPRREIGREGAKGDTPVASTSLDANARAPAASLKPKKQRR
- a CDS encoding class I SAM-dependent methyltransferase, encoding MRTAADFNLYYATPDPWHISHAQFRDKVLRRRLKPFIRGKSVLELGCGEGHLTQTIFNKARSVVGIDISDVAIARAKSLNLPNARFECADFLQASFEGYDVIAALECVYYLSFQEQGAFLEKVAKEHPDKILLLSGPIVDYRRHFSHKRLMHEFTTLGFTPLKFYNLSVYWYPPSSRIIAGLIKLPLGHTLLDWIPDSMIYQRLYALRAPRRP